A stretch of DNA from Cryptomeria japonica chromosome 4, Sugi_1.0, whole genome shotgun sequence:
GGATAGGGTAAAATCTATAAACCCTAGCAAGCATGACAGTGAATGAGAGTGGAAAAGAATAGCTTGTGTGAATGTTGTTATAACAGTAAGTGATCTGAGACAACAATAAAGAAGAATTATATGTATATGCATCTGCAAGGTGCCAATTGAATTTACATGTATGTGCATCTCCTGTTTGCAACATGAACCCCAAAAAGAAACACACCTTTTAGTACTGTTTTGTATAAAACCTTGTTGGTGATTTTGAATGCCAGACTTACAGCTACAGCATGAGCACCATTTGCCTTCTTTGAGTCTTTAGAACTTGATTTGGCTGGAGCTGGAGAATCAGAAGTACCATCTTCTGTTACCTCCTCGATAATACATTCCTGTAAAATGAAAAATGTTCATTCAGTAACAAATGCCAGCAAACTTAGGAAAgacattaaattattaaaaaagtaCACGGTGCATCCTAGACAATCAGGAAAAACAAATACTTAAGACACAGTTTACGCAATAGATAAACAACCAAAAATATTATTGAAAAAGAGTCAACCTGTCTAATTTTTACACTTATTTGATTAGGAAGTTTAAAGATTCCAATTACAGAACAATCTTTGTATCGCAGGAGGAACTTCAGGAAAGGACCAAAAGTCCTTACAATCACAAGAAATTAAAACATAGTAGACTTAAATGTTAATATAGATCTGCATAATGGATTTTCCTGGAATTTACTGGTGCACTCAAATTTGCATTCAAACCAGTAAACTAAGAAAAACATGGCAGGAATTGTTTTAATGTACAACACACAACAATCAATTAAAAATAGAAAGAGAGTGGCATAGCCGTAGTTACTGATCACGCACACAATCATAGTGCACCTGTGATCAATAGAGCTAATATGAGAATATACACTTGCACAAAACTAATCCCGGTAGTTTGACTCTACAATTCCAAATCCAATTGTTCCCTTCATGTTGGCATAACCAGGAAATCTTACTTAAAGGTAACTATAACTACTAATTAGCAAAAATTTGACAATGCTTTCAAAGATGGAAATCATCAACCGCCACTAGAATGAAAACAAATTTAATTTGGGAGCTTTACATACACATTTTGTATAAATTATACTGTTCTTTCAATACCCTACATAGAAAAATACTtaaatgcatataatattttaGCCTTTCGATTGGTTATGCATTCAGAAATTGATAAATTTTAAAGCAAAATTCTTATTTAACAATAAAAGATTCCTTGGCAATTTTGTACCAAAAAATTAATGACTCCTCTAAAAATGCCTTTCTTCTGGCTTTCTGGTGTAACCAAGCTGCAAATAAAAAGTTAAAATCAATTCACATATGATATATGACTTCCATTTGAACAATTGATAATTTTATTGCATATATATAATGCAACAAACCTTTCCAGATTTCTCATTCAGGACAAACCACCGCCAACTCCAACCATTTGTTTAAATTGCACTTTTCTTCAGCAAATATCCTGACATCACCATTCTTATTTAGAAATCTTAAATAAAATTCAAGTGTATAATAAGAAACTAAATGCAGATTACAAGAGTGATGGAGAATTTACTTTGATTCATACAGTTGTACATAAATACACACTTCTATAAAGAATGCGGTAAACAAGCCCCAACCTACCAGAACTAGATTGCTAAGGGAAATTTACAAAAATGAGGTAAAAATATCAGAACTCAAATACTTTGTATGCAGATCTAGTTTTCCAAAGCATGTTCTTGTTGCCCCTTCTTGTCTGTTTGTACTAGTTTCTTGACCACATGTGTTGGTAGTAACTGCTGTACTCTTGAGTCCAGTTAACCTACTTGGTCATACATggacattaatataatttctttGTTTCTTTCTTACCATATCCACTAAAAATCATCATAGAAAAACTAGACTTGTATCCCTATAACCTACTTTTGGAGTAGAAAAATAAGGTAGCCTACTTTTGGTCATCCATGGACATTAATAGAACTTCTCTCTTTCTTAGATatccaataaaaaacattcaagaaAAACTACACTTATAATCTCTTGCTTGCTGAAGATTTTGCAGATGGGAGGGGAGCTAAGTGGGCTTATTCTTGGGGTACACTCCATGGTTAAGCATATTTTGATCTTGTGTTGGGAAGGTTGATCTCCCAAGAAGTCTCAATGCTTCATCCCTATGAGAATCACCTAggtgcaatgagtgctaagtggactaTTCATTCTCATACGAGATAGGTTAATGTGAACCACTATTCATGACATCTTGTCAataagtttgactcaaaaactacacagttgaatgctgataaatataataattttacacaccaatggaaaatacctcctacttaacAATAGACACATAGTTGAATACCTGTTGTAAGCTCTCCATCAGGACCAGCAGTTTGCAATACAGATGTTTCCTTCTTATCTTTATCTGCCTGATTGgacttatctttcattgattttaaGGTTCCACCTGTTTGTTGGCTACCAGGTTGAGGACTTGTTGTCTATAGAAAAAACATGGATTAGTTTTAGGTATCAGATAATAGCACATACCTACACATGCAATATATGATACCAAAAAAATACTGACCCTATTAAGCAAAGATTGCTCTGCATCATGGCCTTTTTTGGAAGCTCGATTTTTCATCTCTTCTTCCCTGCGTTGCCTATCTAGCGTAATTGCCATTCCAAAAATAATCTTAAAATGTTAATTAGTTGCATTTCATGTAAGAAGTAGAAAAATTATTGTAGATAATTAGAAACAATGTTAACAAATGAGACAAATAATTAGCTCCTATAGCAACATGATGTATATCACACTACAAGTCAATCACATAAGTCCAAGAGTTCCCATAAGGACACAGTGATGTAACCAATTCAGCACAACCccttagaaaaaaaattgaaaatagaataatgtAGTACAGGAAAATAACACGACAGAATTTGCATGGATTTTTTTAAGATGATTTACAATGGAAATAGCTTGGTTGAATATGAAACTACAAAATCCCAAAAATTGTTTGTACACCAACGTCTCGCATTCCCCATCATATaaaaaaaacaataacataaatGATGATAAAATGCATACGCCTAACAGGCTAATAAATATTCAAAACAAAGTTCACACTTGCTGACAATGCCAGACATATTCTTAGGGCTTTAAAACAGAGGACAAAATGCATTATCCAATTGCCTTAAATATCTAATGCTTTTCATGTTGGCATAGCAAATTaccttctttaaaaaaaaatgaagtgtTGAGGGGGAACAAATGCCCGTTCCATATCAACAAGGGATACCACCATTTTTTTAGCTTCTACTCTGAAGTTATCCAACGCAGTAGAAGCAATTGCTTCTAAAGTAATGAAAATCTTCTCCAATAGCTTATAAACTTGTGTTACATAGAGTTTGTTAAATACATATTATAAATATGATTCTCATTTCCATATACATACCTCATGTCCATGTCCATGCAACGTAGAACAAAACCATTCACCCATATTTGGAAAACTACCTTTACTtttattaaattataacttaattcctagctaaaaataaaaagaaacaacaaCTGCATTTACAAGTACTTAAACTCCTTATAACAAAAGCCAGCACTATGCTAAACTATCCTTTTCAACTTCTTTAAGAAAGACATTAGGTTTACAATTAACTCCAATGTCCTTGGCCAATATATTtaattgcaattttttttattaaaattaactattaatgtATTCATTTCTCATAAAAGGACTAAAGTTCACAAAGTTTCAGATCTCTGCTAGTAGATAGGCAAGGAGTACATTGATGTGGAAGCTTTATAAAAGGACAAAATTTCAGATCCCTGGTAGTTGACAGGACTAAGGGTCTGAGTAAAACATAGATTTGCAGCTGCATACAAAAATCACTATCCAGTGGCATTTGGTGAAAAGAATGTAATCCATTCTaccaaaaatcaatcaaaagcacactTCTAACTGAGCTAACTCTAGAAACACAAAAGAAGCCCTCTGAAATTAGGTTTCAATAGAAATTGGTTCCATGTGCTACAGTAATAGATATATGCCTCTTCAGCCCGGACAGGTAGCAGAGTTGGCTTGGAccatgggtttgctccccattggtctcgggttCGACTCTGAGGCTTGGATTCAACTGATGGGCTTGGCTGATGGGCTGCTTAGCTCATCTCCAGGAATTAGCCTCGCCTCAGCTCGCCCCATAATGGGAAAGTAGTGTCGCTGGGCTGAGTCGCGGGGATACCCTGAGTGAATAAAAAAAACAAATAGATATATGGCTCTTCTGATATGGCTCAAGTACCTCTCTACTGTATTTGATCCATGCCCATAAAGGCACAAAATCTTATTGTATAGGGTACTTTTGCTAACACACTTATGCTTCTATCTCTATCTTACATATTGGATTTGCATCTTAATAGGGTACCTTATAGCATCCAATATGATaacatcaaaaaaaaaagaaatctatAACATAATTTAATATGGCTATGTAGATATTCCCACTTCATCACAGttttgttatatcttctattttcCACTTTCTTGGCTATACAAAAATGCAGTCATATACAAAGATTGCTAACCTCCCATGGCATTTGGTGGAAAAAGTGTAATCCCTTCTACCAAAATCCAATCAAATGCCCACTTATAATAAATGAGCTAACTCCAGCAACACAAAAACAACCGTTACAAGCTCCTCTTTTGAAGGCTTCTTTGTTTCTCATAATAAAATGACAAGAAAGCATATCATTAAAAGATGGTATAAAATTTATAATCCATAATAGTGTTCaacggaaaaaaaaaaaaaaaatttattagagCAGAATTATTTCCATGATCTTTCCAAGGGAGTGTGATACACAAGACAAACAGTTAAAAAAATGTGTTAATTTTTTCTAGTCATTATCAACCAGGGGTACAAAAGTTAGCCAAAACCACCATGTAATAAAGATCTTCAACCAATGAGCTTGATAGATTCTTCTAGTAAAGCTCTATGGATTGACAACAGAGTTTTTCCACATGGCAAACTAATAATTTATTGTGATATAGTTGAACGAAAGTTAATAACTCATCCAAATCAATTATCATAGTTTGATCATGTAAACATGAATGGAAAAAAATCTACAACAGCGAGTTTATTTTGGCTTTTTAAGAGTAAATCTTATGTATAAGCATACTACATTCCGATGGATTGTAACTTCATGTAACATCCACCCCATAATCACTAAAAACCTATGGTAATTATTGAGTAAGGCATATGTA
This window harbors:
- the LOC131064797 gene encoding dynamin-2A isoform X3 produces the protein MQRREEEMKNRASKKGHDAEQSLLNRTTSPQPGSQQTGGTLKSMKDKSNQADKDKKETSVLQTAGPDGELTTGMYYRGGNRRWYF
- the LOC131064797 gene encoding uncharacterized protein LOC131064797 isoform X1 yields the protein MRNLESLVTPESQKKGIFRGVINFLECIIEEVTEDGTSDSPAPAKSSSKDSKKANGAHAVAVKSVTLFDNILVFDDPEYGKKLAEEIWGKKQRCESIL
- the LOC131064797 gene encoding dynamin-2A isoform X2, whose product is MRNLESLVTPESQKKGIFRGVINFLECIIEEVTEDGTSDSPAPAKSSSKDSKKANGAHAVAVSLAFKITNKVLYKTVLKGQISNLI
- the LOC131064797 gene encoding calreticulin isoform X4, which translates into the protein MESLQQECIIEEVTEDGTSDSPAPAKSSSKDSKKANGAHAVAVKSVTLFDNILVFDDPEYGKKLAEEIWGKKQRCESIL